Below is a genomic region from Dioscorea cayenensis subsp. rotundata cultivar TDr96_F1 unplaced genomic scaffold, TDr96_F1_v2_PseudoChromosome.rev07_lg8_w22 25.fasta BLBR01001566.1, whole genome shotgun sequence.
AGGCAATCATTCAGCTACAAACAACCaagtaaaaaacaacaaatagatCAAAACTGCAGAGAAAGAGAGTGTATATACACAGACAAGCCTCAAACttataattaacatatataatgCATGAATTCAAGCACTTTGACTACATTGAAATGCAGAAATGGAAGCAATGTGAACTGTCTTGCTCAAATTATACAGATGGGAAAGTGTAAAGGTGCAGCAGAAATCAACATGATGGGTGGAATAATGACAATGCGAATGACATAAAATTAACATAGATAAAAATGATGCAAGAAAAAGTATGTGGCCTAGCTCACAAAGAAAGAATCATGGCCGATATTAAATTGCTTGCTGTTGAGAAGATGGACCAGTGGGGTTATCATGCAGCAAGCAGAGCTGCTGAGGCAAAGCGGCCTTGGGCTGTTCCCCTTGATATGAATAAAGTTCCCTCTGATTCGATTCAAAGGAGGCTATTCGCCAGCTTACAAGGTTAGTTGAGGTGAGTTTTCACTGTCCCACTCCATCGAAAAAGAGGAATTCGACTCCATGGTGCTGATGCATGGGTTAGCAACTTGATGTCTCCAATCAAAAAGATGAGGGTGATCTTTTTGTGAGACAGATGAGGACTGACGCATGAATGCAATTGCTGACCAGACTGACAAAACTCATATGCAAATGCAGACCGAGACTTCAAATGCACCATGAACAATCATCAAACAGAAACAGCACGGGCGATGGCCAGCTTAGCCCACTCAGCAGACTCTTTGATCAAAGGATCATCTGATGACAAGCATTCTTCCAAAAAACCTTTGCTCGAAACAGCTTGGTTTATCAAGGGACCAGCATTACTCCCGAGAGTATCGGCCAAGTCTCCCAGTACTCCTATTGCGGTCTTCATGACAGCCTCATCCCTGATGACAAGCAAGACAGAAGGCAATCAGTGACAAAAATTCAAACAGATTCAACATTTAGAgtaacaaaaaatttgaaaaactcaCATGTCCTTCTGCCTATACAAGCTATCTAAGAACTGAAGGATGTGAGGGGCATATGACAACAACAGCTGAGTCTTTGGAGAGCTCTTAAACCCTTGAAATATTCCAGAGtatgcttccaagattccattcCTCAGCTGATTGGTGTACTCTATCATTTCATCATCTGCAGCCGCAACATGTACTGATAACTCTGCCGCACTCTGGAGCATAGGCATGGCATATATCAAgtacttctcaaagttctccCCTATAGCCAATGCTATATCACCGAAGCATGAGAAAATAGGGGGCTTAACAGAACGGTGCAACTGATTGCTGGAAAGATCCTTAAGGAGCTGTGTCATAATGCTGTCACAGAAAGGCAGTATCTTTTCCTCCAATGCCCTGCATAGATCTCCCACAACACCAACAGTGGTGGCACAGACTtgatactcctcaaaattctgaAGGCCCACCTCCAGATACGGATAAAACCCTTGCATGTACTTTGCAAAATTTGGCCCGGTAGCATATGCTAAAGCACCAATAGCGAGCATGGCTTCTTCATGCACAGTGGCATTTCGGGAAGCAAAAACCCTCAGAAACAATTCCATTATCTGATCTGCATACTGCATAACAGCGTACTTTGTCGACTCTGTTGCTCCTAGCTTTTGGATAATGACCTGCAAGCAACCACAAAGAAGACCTTGCAGCTCATTCTGCTTCTCCCTCTCCTCAGACGAAATTTTCTGCCCTTCAAGAGTTCGAAGGAGCTCCGTCATAATCAATGGCGCCAATTGCACTACTGTGGCAGCTGTCTCATCAGTGGAACATCGGACAACTTCATTCAATGTTTCGTAAGCAGCTGTTCGAAGGCGGGATTCTCCAGCATCTTCTCTGTGAGTCACAGTGAGGAGACTATGAATTATGTCATTAAAGAAAGGGGACAATGGGGAGGACGAGGAACCCACATCCTCATAACCTTGAGCAAGGAAAAAGAGAGCTCCACAAGCCTTCTCTGCTACATTAGGAACATCTTTCATGCTCTGAAGTAGAACAGATAGTATCTGTTGACAGTTCTCCTGGGTTATTATAGGTGTTTCAACAATAGACCCATGAAGGAATTCAAAGATTCTTCCTAGAGTCCATGCTGTTGTATCCTTGACATGGTTATTTGGGTCCTGTACTAAAGCACTGAGCATGAAGTTCAGTGCTACATTGACAATAGGAATGAGCTTGTCAGGTGACGGACCCTCCAAAATAGAACCAAAAGCGTAAGTCGCTGCCTCTCTTTGCCTCCAATCtggttttgttatgttttcttctatAAAAGGCATCACAAGAGGGACTATGTCATCTCCCACAGTACGTGCAACCAACCCCAAACATGTTCCACCAGCCATTGCAATATTCCAAGCCCCTTCATCCTGATCTTGGTCTTCTTCCTGCTTCAGTAGTGTCTCCAACAGCATAGGGACCAAAGCAGGCAGCGCCTGCTTAATAAAGTAAAAGCAGGGAACCTCTGAGTCAGCTGAAAAATCAGTACCATACTCATCTAAGATGTCAATCTCTTCATCACAGATTGAACTCCAAAACTCTATTGCCTGCAGAGCAACAGGTTCCTCATCTTCTCTTACTGCTTTTGCTGTGATACTGAATATGTCCTGCATGTACGCTGCAAGCTTCTCATAGTAAGTGGATGAGATGGCAACCAAACACTCAAATGCTGCCTGTCGTATCTTCAGGTCAGCGGATAAAGTTGCTTCACAAACAACTCTCATGATGAAATCACGTTCCATGTCATTTGAAAAGTTTGCATGGGCAAATCCCAGTGCATTGTACAATGCTCTTGTAGCAGCCAACCTTACATCAGAGTTCCCTTCAGACGCATTCATACCCTGGACAACTGCCGTTAGTATTGCATTCACTTGGTCCTGTTCAACCACATCTGGAGATACTTCCTCACATATATAACCAAGAGTTTCCAATGTTGCCTGCTTCACATGAGGCTGATGCTGGGGCATATTTGACAACAGAGAAGTTATAAGTTCCGGCCACTGATTGTGGGGAAGTTCAATGCCTGCAATCTTGGCAATAACCTGTGATGCAGTGGATCTCGCATCAGGGACAGGAGAAGAGAGAGTCTGCATCAGACACCCTTTGATCTGGGCCTTCATAGCCATATCTAAACTCAACCATCTTTGTGTCAACTCATTTTTCCTGTGTTGCTCCTTGGCATCTAGTGCATTTTTAAGTATCAATCCAGCTAACTTCCGGCTGTCAACAGGCTTGTCATTGTTAGCCAATTCCCCAGAGAGAGATAACAAAAATACAGGAAGATTCTGTTCTTGAAATTGCTTCAAGTTGTCTTCTGCTTGCTTGCGAACAGAGCTATCAACTGATTGTGCATTCAATAGTATCTGTGTGACTTCCATTGCCATATCGGCTTCAGACAGAAAACAAGGAAGCCATCagctttataaaatatataggcCTATCACAAttattcaaagaaataaatagaaCATTCACAAGATACTTTCTAAGCT
It encodes:
- the LOC120256683 gene encoding importin subunit beta-1-like, with the protein product MAMEVTQILLNAQSVDSSVRKQAEDNLKQFQEQNLPVFLLSLSGELANNDKPVDSRKLAGLILKNALDAKEQHRKNELTQRWLSLDMAMKAQIKGCLMQTLSSPVPDARSTASQVIAKIAGIELPHNQWPELITSLLSNMPQHQPHVKQATLETLGYICEEVSPDVVEQDQVNAILTAVVQGMNASEGNSDVRLAATRALYNALGFAHANFSNDMERDFIMRVVCEATLSADLKIRQAAFECLVAISSTYYEKLAAYMQDIFSITAKAVREDEEPVALQAIEFWSSICDEEIDILDEYGTDFSADSEVPCFYFIKQALPALVPMLLETLLKQEEDQDQDEGAWNIAMAGGTCLGLVARTVGDDIVPLVMPFIEENITKPDWRQREAATYAFGSILEGPSPDKLIPIVNVALNFMLSALVQDPNNHVKDTTAWTLGRIFEFLHGSIVETPIITQENCQQILSVLLQSMKDVPNVAEKACGALFFLAQGYEDVGSSSSPLSPFFNDIIHSLLTVTHREDAGESRLRTAAYETLNEVVRCSTDETAATVVQLAPLIMTELLRTLEGQKISSEEREKQNELQGLLCGCLQVIIQKLGATESTKYAVMQYADQIMELFLRVFASRNATVHEEAMLAIGALAYATGPNFAKYMQGFYPYLEVGLQNFEEYQVCATTVGVVGDLCRALEEKILPFCDSIMTQLLKDLSSNQLHRSVKPPIFSCFGDIALAIGENFEKYLIYAMPMLQSAAELSVHVAAADDEMIEYTNQLRNGILEAYSGIFQGFKSSPKTQLLLSYAPHILQFLDSLYRQKDMDEAVMKTAIGVLGDLADTLGSNAGPLINQAVSSKGFLEECLSSDDPLIKESAEWAKLAIARAVSV